The window TAACATGGATTGCCATGCTTAGCTACAATGTTGCTCGTGTTATTGGTAGCAGTCTACATTGCCTGGaggtgctaccatggcctgcagcgtctCCGGCCTTGTCTGCCATGGAGCACAGCACATTTGCGACATCATTGTTTGGCAGTTCAAAAAAAAGAGCTGTCAGCaggggatcttgatgatttgtgtgcccaaTTGCATGTAGCATGGCAGAACATTCATTACCTCATTGATAAAATGTCAGGACATATAAGTACAAGGTTTTATGTACTCAAGAATAGGTGATTTTCTGATGATACATGTTGGCTTTAACTAAACCTCTCACAAATGAAGAAATATGAATAACAGAAGAATAGTATAAACTTGAGTTACATAATTTTCTTAGCCTCACAATATTTAATCcttcaaaaactggatgtgtgcttCAGCCAAAGCTTTATAACCATACGGCAATTCTCTAATATGTATGTTATTTTCCCTTCTAAAATCTAGTCACAGCAAGAGAATCAGTATGGCTACCATTCATGGAATCAGAACTGAAGTGTGACAGCAAGACTATAGTCATAGGGCACAGCTCCGGAGCCGCGGCGGCCATGAGGTATGCGTACTGTGTGCCATTCCTCCTCTTCCTCGTGCCACGTTCCGATCATTCATTTGATTTACATAAATGTACAGAGGAATTAAAAGTCCATCTGGCTCCGTAACACTGCAGCATGTGGCTAAGATTTACACTTATGTCTATTTCTTGTATATGTCTTTCTGATTCTCTAATTGACTGATTCTATGATTTTCTCCATACGCTTTAGGTTTGCCGAAACACATCAAGTGTTTGCAATAATTCTTGTGGCAGCATACACCTCGGATTTGGGAGATGAAAACGAAAGAGAAAGTGGTATGTTAATAAATTACAGGCTCAAAACAACTTAAAGGACAACTATCACCAGGTTAttgctcccccatctaagagcagaatgatataggggcagagaccctgattcctgctaTGTCACTTACAAGGCTAATTGCtaaagttttgataaaaatcacagttTTGTCTTATGCACATCTAGGAGTTCTCTGTATAACATCACCCACACAACTGGTTGCCAGCTTtctctgtacactgtgcatagacagagaGCTTCTCATCAGTGGTGGGGACAGGGCTATACAAAGCTAATGAATAAGGAGGACTACATGCAGTGGCATAACTGGAGTACAATGGGCCCCCAGCGGCATGTTGATCAGATGTGGGGGACTTGTAAAAATGTCCTCTGTCCTGACCCTATCCTTTAACCTTTTCTCGAATGCTGAAGgtaaataataagttttatttctatagcgccaacatattccgcagcgctttacaattcagaggggacatgtacagacaatttgagacaatacaaaaaaaaacaaaaattaagataccaggagtgagggccctgctcgtaagcttacagtctatgagggaataggggaggcacaaaaggtgaatgggggagaaaagcttgttatatatggtccggccatcgatttaaaagggtattcaaaaccagctgcatgaacccgtcattggccagaatttataccggtacaggggacaagaattggaagtacattttttgttatgaagggcaaaaagagtctagattagatcagggcagtgaggtgataggctagtctaaagaaatgcgtttttagggcccgcttaaaggtgtggatgttgggaattaatcggatttctcttggtagtgtgttccagagcataggtgcaactcgtgagaaatcttgaagacgggagtgggaggttcgaattgttgaggatgtcagtcttaggtcattagcagagcggagggcacgggtggggtgatagacagagatgagggaggagatgtagggtggtgcggaaccgtggagagctttgtgagtgagagtgataagtttatgttggattctgtagcggataggcaaccagtgcaatgactggcaaagagcagaggcatcagtgaagcggttgcagaggaaaatgatcctggctgcggcattcagaatggactggagaggggagagtttagtaacagggagaccaattagtaaagaattacaataatccaggcgagaatgaatgtgagcgacagtaagagtttttgcagagtcaatggtaagaaaaggtcaaattctcgacatgtttttgaggtggaattgacataaTTATTGGCGCTTGTTGGGCTTTGTGAAGTGCCGATATTTGTTTACGATCGGCGGTCAAGCTGGGATCTGGACCCCCCGAGTCCCGAATGTGCCACGATTCTTGTACAGAAGCCTAGTTCTGACCGGCAACATCATCGGGGCCTGATTGATTCAAGTCTCGATTATGTTATCCCTTCTATATGCTGCAATCAATAGCGATCACTGCACTTAGAAGTGTGTGAGATGGAGTGTGGCCCTTCTCTCACTCCTTCAGCACTCTAGTGACATGATCACGGTGGAGCCGAAGGATTGTCATGGCGGTCAGAGGTCAAAATGGCTCCACATCTGCCATGTATGGTGGACAGTTAGACCCAACCAGAAGCAGGGCGATCTGCCAGTGTATAATGCATTACCATAATTGTGCATGGCAATACATTAGACCagcaatcagactaataaaagttaatgtcccataggaGGGGCTttgtaaaaaaaagtgaaaaaaaagtttaacaaatttgtaaaaatataaaaaaaaaagcgtcacaaaaaaaaacaacaaataaaataaataaataaaataaatatatatatatatatatatatatatatatatatatatatatatatatatatattaaagtatatattatacacacaccaaTAAATTATGTATGTTTATGTaaatacaaaaataaacaaaagaaacacatattttgtttggccgtgtccagGAGGACCCGATGTATAAAACGTTTACACATTTTCACCCCTTCAGTGAACAGCGTAAGAACGATAAATTAAAAAAAGTGGCAAAATAACaactttttcatcatactgcaaagaaaaaaagtggaataaaacgcaatcaaaaagtctaATATACATAAAAATGGTACAGCTGAAacagtcatcttgtcccacaaaaaaacatgcCACCACACATTGCAGTCAGTGAAAAAATAAGGCAagcgatgcaaaaacaattatttttctaTTACACCAAAAATTTATTTTTATTGtgcaaaagcatcaaaaatgtaaaatatgatataaatgtggtatcgctgtaatcgtactgactcgAAGAATAAAGCGGTCATCACTTTTACGTCACTGTGAACGGTTTGAAAAGAATCCCCCCCAAACTTTAtgaattgttgttttttgtttattctgcctcccaaaaattgaaGTGGAAAGCGATCAACAAATATTATGTGCCAGAAAATGATACAAATAAAAACTTCAACACATCTTGCAAAAAAAAAGCTCTCACATGACTGTCGGTAGAAATACAGAATAATTATAGCTCTGAAAATATAGTGATGCCAAAACTTTAAAGAGTTGTTTTAGTGTGTGATAGCAGCCAAACGTAAGAacccaatataaatctggtatagctGAAATTGCACCGACTCCAAGAATAAAGCCATCTAATTACTTATACCCCATGGTAAaaggcgtaaaaaataaataaaagcaattcttgacTTTGTTTATTCTtcatcccaaagatcgcagtatggcgcagctcacatttatcctctgCTCTACACTGAACGCTTACATCGGGTTTTACAAGTAAACTTCTGGAATACATAATTCAAACAGAATCCTCAAAAGAaggttcactataatgaggcagcgggAGTCATTTTTGACTGTGTCTGGCCTATGATCTAGGGGTATCCGTCTTTTTAAATGTTTGTAAAAGTGTGGTTGGTCACAGTTCTGCACTGAAAAGACAGACACCGCAAGACAGAGGTCAGAGTCCAAAGTAATTTTACTGCAACATTATAGTGAGATTTAGGAGATTTAGATGTAAACGCCAATGTAAGTGCGCAGTGTGGAGCACAGGTAAAATGTCatccaaaatgtcatgtaaaatgttCCAAGTACATGCtttaactcattccacaaaaataaAGCAAGTCCTCACTTGCACTCCTTCCATCCCAATCTCTGTTTTGTGGCCAAACAATACTATAGAGCCATATACTGTATAGTGTTTTGCTATTTTCCATAGAGATTGTCTAACACAGTTTGGTGCCATTTTTACTTCTTCCATCTTGTGAAACTGTAAAATAGAATTTTAGAgttaaaaatgtaattatgttttctttactgcccaatggtataaaattccatGAAGTACCTGTGATGTCCCTATATTCACTGCACCCTGGATCAAGTAATTgaaaggtgtagtttgtaaaatggggtcacttgtggggggggttctgctgttctaATACCTCAGGGGTTCTGCCAATGCGACATAGCACCCACCAGAACAGCAAAATGTGTGCtataatatggcactccttcccttctgagttttgcactgtgcctcaaaagtacttTGAGACTTTATATTGGATACTGGTGTACTTAAGGAGAAATTTCAGAACAAACTATATCTCCATTTTTTCCTATTAGCCCTTTTAAAATTAAAAACGTGGCCCTAAAtcaacattttagtgataaaaatgtaattttttcttcaccgcccaatgatATAAACTGTGTGGCACCTGTGGTGTTAATTTGCTCACTAcaaccctagatgaattcattgaggagtgtagtttgtaaaatggcatgacgtatggggtttctgctgttctggcacttcaggggctctggcaatgtgacatggcaccctcaaaaaCATTTCAGCAAAATCTGCACCCCGATGTGGCACTCCTTACATTCTtagctttgtactgtgcctcaaaagtggttttcagccacatatggggtattggcgaactCCACTTAGAACCGAATGCTCTGTATTTACTTCATGAGATTGTGAAGTGGTTATAGAGATGAACAAGGCAATTTGCACTCTCCTGGTTCCGCATCCACTCCGGTCCGCCATGGCAGCTGCTTTTCATTTGTGTCTGGCATCCTTGGTTGATGCAGGGCCTATTGGCCAGATGGATCCAAACTGCCATGCGCAGAAAGAGGCCAGCTGCCACTGGGGACCAGACTGGACACCGGACCAGAGCAGCAAAAATTGTATTGCTTTTCTGTAGATAATTACATTGGACCTAAAAAGGATATAAACTGTAAGGCCTCTTGGGCATTGTCATGTTATCTCTCCATACAAGTGCAAAGCTGCTTCCTGTACCCCAATTTCATTTGCAGTATTTTTCCCTATTGTAGTTATGCAAATCCAACAGAAAACAATTGCGGCAGAGCTCTGATGGTGCATAGTCCAGGTGCACCCATCTCCCAGAACTAAAATATAATGGGTGTATTTGTAATAAGCCATTGTGCAGCCGAGAACACGGAAATATTTTCTGAATAATCCCCAACTGAATGTTTGGTGAAACAATATTTATGGCTCTTTTTGCAAAAGGCTATCCGGGCTGTTAAACCATCACTGATCGGCAGTCATTTACTCGCCAGTTCACAGGTCAACGAGCGTGATACGTGTACAGCGTGAGTCTTAAGATTATTGTTCGGTGCACAAGAAGAAAAAATCTTTATTGGCAGCAAATTTGTGGTTTACATGGGGCGATTACAGAGATTTGGTGCGCACTCAGCATGGTAAGGAGGTGCTGGTTGAACTGGGTAGTCTaagtagtatacagtgtgtccacccatatcctgtccacctccattaacttgagaatggcggcagctataggcatagaagtggtgtctaggtatagtaaagtagccatgcgctacgcaatgaaaccacctatagcgccacctggtggaaaataacggagttagcatttttatcttgaaaacaaaacgagatagagaaaaaagtgaattgaaaaattgtaggacatcatcaattcaatacgaattgacaccttggatacagaaatgctatgatatgaaacccatgaccccccacccccaaaaaaaaacattgaatgctggtcatgcatatggcgctcattgaaCTTTGATGTTCAAAGTGCCCACCGtcagctgtaatgcacatctggactctggacagcatactgtatcttgttgcacgttgtgcaatatggtaggtgacacgtttgcacaagcatctgtgatatgtcgtcgtaggtcctgcaaggttggtggagaggtcgcatacacctgctgtttgatgtgacctgacagaaagaagtccaatggggtcaggtcaggtgagcgtggaggccactccacgcagccaccatacccaatgacttgtaggaaggtctccatgaggtatcgtttcacgtccgcagccttgtgagttttacacgttctaatcatagcatttctgttgatgatgctctacaactttgtaattttttttttttttctctatctcgttccgtttttgagataaaaatgctaactccattgttttccaccaggtggcgatagAGGTGGTTtccttgcgtagcgcatggctactttactatacctagacaccacttctatgcgtatagctgccgccattctcaagttaatggcagaggacaggatatgggtggacacactgtgtacgaAAATGAACCACACTATAAATGTGCTGTTAAAATATATACAGAAATTAGAAAAATACAATTTTGTCAACTGgactttattatatttttttcacttCTCCTCTAGCGACTATTTGATAATGATCCAGGATGAGTCGAAATGTCACTGGTCACTTCTTTGTCCCCATACCCAACAACCACGCTTATTTGATATTTTCCAGCATGTTAAAAATGTCCACGTTCTCCATGTGAGTGCGGTTGATTTTCATATATACTACATGGGGCGATATGACGCAGATAACTACAAGTTTTAGGTCAGAATGGAAAGTGTCGCTCATTCTGATCATTCGTCGAGTGGTTGCCCATGTGTTTAGGCCAATAGAATGGGAATGAGAGCTCTTATGTAGGGTTGTTTGCGGATTGGCTTGTCCAAATGGGCCACTACACTCTGAAATATTCCATTTGCGATGGTTCACAGGAGGAAAAGTTTTACTCTAAATTGTAAGGAAACCATTTCTTAATTGTGGACATTTATTATTTCTCCTCAGGTTATTTCAGTCGTCCTTGGCAATGGGAAAAGATTAAATCAAACTGTGGTCACATTATCCAGTTTGGTTCCACAGATGATCCATTCCTCCCTTGGCAGGAGCAGCAGACAGTAGCTGATAATTTGGGGGCCGAGTTGCATAAGTTCTCAGACCGCGGACACTTTCAGAATACGGAGTTTAATGACCTTCTGGACGCAGTGAGGAAACTTATTCCCACCCCGGTATAAACACAGTTTTGCACTATCCATCCGGCCATTTCTTCCTAAGGTCCTGTCCCGATTTGTAACATTATGTCTACATTTCCGATAAAGTTACacgacaaacttttttccctttcactTGTTACACAAACTGGAAATAATTGTGAAATGTTACGGTATACCCTCAAATTCTATAAAAAGTTTTTGCACCAATTACCTTTACATTTGTCGCATCCTATTTACTGTGTATCATCTTACAAGGCTGTGGAGGCCCTCACTATCAATggaggtaaaaaaaatatatttattttagctTCTTAAACTTTCACAAGCAATTCTTTTTGTAAGGGCTCGCTCACAGCATCGTATTAATTGGACTAGTCCTATCTGATTTATTTATAGGATAGCACTCGGACCAATGATATTCAATGGGGCGGTGTGGATCAACTGTTTCTCATATCGATGCGgcaagggataaaaaaaaaaaaaaaaaaaaatcacagtgcgCTGCAATTTGCTGTACAAATCAGATGCCACTCATCTGTTCAAGTTTATGGGTGCGTATAAAATATGgctctgcactcggatgacatgctaGTAAAATCCAATTTTCATGGactcaatggagaagatggagaaattttgttcttcaTCTTCTCCTGACAGTATGCGCTGATTCTTTAATCCAAGACAATCAGATCACTATGCTGACACTAGGATCAGAGttgagcagagtgtcattagcataatcgaTCAGATTATCTCGAATGGGAGAATCTATGGTTGTGTGACCCTAGCTTTATGCCCCGATGCAAATAAATGGTACACTGGCACTTGTCCGCATTACATAGTGAAGCTGCAGCATTAACAGAGCCTCAGGGTCTGGTAAGACAGGCTGTTAATCATAAAGAATTGTTTCCTATCTTCTTTGCTAAACAGGCTGTCCAGCACCCTGCTAAAGAACAAAACGAACGGAGCTAATATCCTTAAAGTTGTGGGGAAGATAGAGGCGGACCTCCTGAAATGGAATAAGCTGCCAATATCCTGGGTAGGCAGGATAAATGCCATAAAGATGGATATTCTGCCTCGCCTGTTATATTTTTTTCAAGCAATTCCCATACCCTTGCCAGCTTCCCTTTTTTTCACGATTAAAAACAGCCATAACCAGATTCATCTGGGCACACAGACGCCCTCGGCTGGCCTATAGAGTCTTGAACAAGCCTAGACTTGCGGGGGGGCAGGCCTTCCAGACCTCAAAAAATATCACCTTGTTTCATTGGGAACATGCCTTCTGGATCTCTACCATAAAACCTCCAAGCGCTGGGTGGAGGTGGAGATGTCTCAGACAGACTATGCCCCTCTCGTAGAGTTGTGGTCGCCAGCCCCTTCGCACTCAGGCCAGGCCGTTCCTCGTAAAGAGCTTGTTCTCATTTCTCAGGAGTTCGAACACACtcctgggcatttccactatacctggaccactgacacctttacataataattctctactcccgacagatttaacaggcaacatatttcttcacatgtccagaggcatggtgtccataatgagggatctagtgtccaatgtgggtatgaggccccttcattctttcctGACAACTGCACTCCCGCAGGAGCTTGGTTTGGTTATGAGCAATTGAAgagctttattaactccctttcaccacaaactaacttttataggcccttgacgccctttgagtctctgtgtctggggggagagcctctgtaacacaccattgccctgctatacaaaatgttccagattgagttgtctggacgggaggatgatgcccctttcttcttgaaatgggaggtggatttggggagacccctcacacATGAGGAACGCTTAAAAATATtactctttacccacaagtcgtcgctggatgtagcgtcacaggaacggggctacaaaatagtttctaggtgggatcactgcccctccagaattcattccatgttcccatctgtctctgaagaatgctggagatgctcaaacaatagaggctcatacatccacatgtggtggtcttgtcctctcatacaatatttttggctagacgtgtttgcccttctgaataaagtgtcatccactaggtttgagccgacgccggaactggctcttctattcttaagcaatatctcgatcgccaacttcaagagaagcatgttaaggcattttttgacttgggcaaggagattaatcccaaggtactggaggcagaccaaagtgccctcgcgggctgaactggtggccgagattaaccagatctataggatggaggagctggtcggccaggcgtctgactcgggggtgcgagtgttcaggctgtgggcaccGTGGATTATGTATAGAGACACACCACACCTGGCACTATGGCTTCAAGCTTCAGTTGGGGGCGTGAGACCTCTATGTTTGTCCATTCCTCAAAACAAAAGTgccgggggctgcacacgacccagacgagacatattcttggtccttcttttcttttccctctccccctacaatttcctcttttttcatctttctttcctctttgtacattttatgttatgtttgcaTTGTTAGACAGGATTGCcatctcagggactttgtgcatcttcgttgcctcccctttctaaacgaggctgcataaatttttgtatgggggtcggattgtcggtcacccagtgggcatcatctccaaagcaaagctattacatgggtgatgatggtctgacctgaactgtgtaatcaaaggaattcttatgcaagtagaaaagtgttgtattacttattacctccacgatttgagttattctactctatatcatatgttgcctatcctatcacttgtaaacatgttctttattcgaataaaatTTGATTTACACAAAAGAACAAAACGATCATTTGTTGGATGAACTGATTTTATTGGTGGTACACACAATCGTTATTCTTGGCAGCACATCATCCTATGCTGCTGTTACTATGATATTCTATGTTCTGTATGCATTGAATACGGG is drawn from Anomaloglossus baeobatrachus isolate aAnoBae1 chromosome 3, aAnoBae1.hap1, whole genome shotgun sequence and contains these coding sequences:
- the RBBP9 gene encoding serine hydrolase RBBP9, which encodes MSEGLAAAVVSPVKAVIVPGNGGGNVASCIWYGWTKKRLDKIPNFKCVLRNMPDPFTARESVWLPFMESELKCDSKTIVIGHSSGAAAAMRFAETHQVFAIILVAAYTSDLGDENERESGYFSRPWQWEKIKSNCGHIIQFGSTDDPFLPWQEQQTVADNLGAELHKFSDRGHFQNTEFNDLLDAVRKLIPTPV